The following is a genomic window from Saccopteryx bilineata isolate mSacBil1 chromosome 4, mSacBil1_pri_phased_curated, whole genome shotgun sequence.
GTGTAACTTTACTTTGGAACTACAAGAGCCAACCTTAGTAGTTGTAGCAGAGAGTGTACTGCCCACACCCGTAAAATATTTACACAAAATGTTTGCTGACCTCTGATCTAGAGCATCGCCCTCTTTTGTACAGTTGATGACGGCACGCTGCCGTATCTACTAGGGAAAATATAAGTCACTCTGTTAGAATtaccccccattttatagatgcggAAATTAAAGCAAAATGAGACGAAGGGATTTATCCAAATATGGTGTCGGCCTGTTGCTTTTGCATGCCGACATCCCCTCCTGCTTCTCCAGCACAACACCCTGACCGTCCTTGGTGGACACCCCACCAATGGTCCCATGGTTGGGCAGGGCTCACCCTACCTCCTGTTTCTAGGGTTGGGGATCCAACTGTCTAGTCAACTGGGGCTGCGTATATAACactacagactgggtggcttgagaaaccaatttattttctcatagtctggagactggaagtccaagatcaagggcTGGCACGGTCAGGCTTCTGATGAGGGCTCTCCTTCTGGCCTGCAGATGGTCACcatctccctgtgtcctcacaggcCTTTCCTTGGTGTGTACACAAGGAAAgagatctctctcttcctctccttataAGGGTACCGATCCTGTTGGATTAGGGCTCATCACTATggcttcatttaattttaattacctcctaaaggctctgtttccaaatacagTTTCAGTGGAGGGGGGGTGGGTAAACCTTCAACCTGTGAATTTTTGAGAAGGGCATAATGCAGTCCATCGctccaccacaagccaggctaatCAGTGCAGTCTCTGACTTGGTCACTTTTAGCATACGACCCAAAGCTGTATGGCATTTGCTGCAACTCTCAGGCAATCAAAGCTTTCTTTTCCTCCGCACTGAGGATAATGTGAGGCAAGAGCAGCCAGGGGCATTTGTGAGGACCTGGCAAAGTGTGCAGCCAGCTGGAAGAAAGCAGAGCTAAGACGCCTACGGAGAGTAACTAGATCCGGCATTACTGAAGTAGAATCCCCTACCTCTGTTTACATGATACAATCAATTCTTTTTGAGCTGTGTTTCTGTCACTTACAAGGCAAAGAATCCTGACTAATCTACTATAGTCTCATCGCTATTAGTGGTGGAGATGGGATCTGAAAGCAAGTTTGCTTAGCTCTAAGAGGCTCAGCTCAGGATTTCCTGGGAGTAATCTTGGTGCCTAATCCAGGAGCCATCCTCTGTCCGGATTCCCAGGGGGCAGCTGGgttctaaacatttttattgccTTCACCCTTGCTCTCTTTAGTTgatggtgggggcagggaaggtgtgatgaatgtaaataaataaaaataattatttaaacctAGATTATTTCAGGGAGTGCTCCCTAGTTATGCAACAAAACACAGTTTCCCTGGACTGAGGTCCCAAGTAGGTCCTGACAAAGTATACAGACAAATTCCCGCAGTTGAGGAAGGGGAATTCTTGGTCCCCTCCCTGAGTCCTGACCCCTGGTTTCTCTGGAGCTAGGTGCCTGTGTTCAGGGCACAGCTTGCAAGCCGCTGAACCTGCCTGTGCCTggttcctcatctgaaaaaacgAGGACAGTGCCCCCTTGATAGGATTCACACCAGGAGAGAGTGAACACGTGTAAGGTGATCAGCACAGTAGGACACACAGTAAGTCTGTTGTAAAAGCTGTTACTATTATTTCCAAGGCTGGCTCCTCCTCATTCACATCTCAGACCAAATGTCACCTCACAGAGCCTCCAGCTTCCACGGAGCAATCCCACCTTCTCACTCCCtcatatagttttgttttattcagagcATTTTCTGCTATAGGATCCCTTCTCTtggtttcctttaaaaaacaaacaaacaaaataggctGTAAGCTTTACGAAGGACAGAAATCTTGTCTATTTTGTCAACTGCTATTTCCCCAGCACCTAGGCTCccacttggcacatagtaggtgttcaataaatattggtttgaATAAAGCAGCACTCTGGCAGAGGCCACTTTCATTGGGGGCCTGCCATTTGGCCAATACCACACCGACAAGACTTGCCCGGGTGGAGGAGGGACAGTCTGGGTGCGAGCCCCCCTTTTTTTAACTTCCCAGTGTAACTTCATGTAAGCACAACTCCAGAAGCTCCCTGGACCAGGCCACCGCCCCGGAATCAGGGCCTTCTCGGTTCTGCCttaggggagggagaagggggttgGCTCGCAGGAGACCAGTTCCAAGCGCGTCCTGAAGTCCCTCCCGCCGTCCCGCGTCGCTTTAAGGCGGAGGCCCGGGAGGGGGCCgaccccgcccgcccgcccgcccgcacGGCTCCAGACTTCGGCATTTCCTCCCTGCTGGCGCGGCCTCGCCTACCCTCGGAAGAGGAAACTCCCGGGGCCCAAGTAACGGGAAAGAGCGCAGAGGAGAGTGGCGGGGGAGCCCGGTGTCAGGAGGGCCGCTCGGGTAGGAGGCGAGCCGGGCCGGGCCagaggctggctgtgggcagcGCGCCAGGGCGCCGGATCGGGAGGGCCGCCGGACCGGACGCGGCGCGCAGCCGGCGCAGGGCGCGGCCGGGAGCCTGGGAGCGCAGAGCGGGCCTCAGCTGGAAAGAGAACttgagctgggagaggaggccaAGCTGGAGGGCGGCTTCCCCCGGCTCTGCGAGGGGGGAGCCGCCGCGGAGGCGAAGGAGACCCCGGGAGCTGCCGCGGAGGCAAAGGACACCGGGACAGCGGTGCTGCTAGGGCGCTGCGCGCATGCTGGGCCGGGGACGCCCCCTGGGCTCGCGCCCTGGGCTGCCCCCGCGCCTGGAATGTCGGTGCACTACACCCTCAACCTGCGCGTCTTCTGGCCCCTGGTGACCGGCCTGTGCACTGCCTTCGTGTGCCTCTACCATGTCCTGCGAGGGAGTGGGGGCGCCCGGGCCGACCCCCCTGACGGCGCGGACGGCGGCTTCCCGCTGCTCAAGGTGTCTGTTCTGCTCCTCCTCGGCTACATCCTTTTACGCTGTCGCCACGCTGTCCGGCAGCGCTTTCTGCCCGGCTCTCCCCGCCTGGGGGGCCACTCTGCTTTTTCTCCAAGACACTTCCAAGAGCCGAGCCTCAGCATCTTGCTGGAGAGTTACTACGAGCACGAGGTACGCCTGTCGCCGCACGTGCTGGGCCACAGCAAGGCACACGTGAGCCGGATTGTGGGCGAGCTGGTGCGGGCTGGACGCACCCGGGGGTCCCCAGGCCCCATTCCCGGGGGCACACTGGCTTTGGCCTTCCGCGGTGACTTCATCCAGGTGGGCAGCGCCTACGAGCAGCATAAAATCCGCCGGCCCGACGCCTTCGACGTGCTGGTACCGTTGCGCCTGCCGCCGCTGGTGGCGCTGGAGCCGCGGAGCCTGGGTGCCCAGCCTGACTTGGCTCCAGCCTTTAATGGCTGCTTCGTGTGCGCACTCAAGGCGCCGCCGGGGATCTccgggggtcactggctccgggACTGCAAACCCTTCGCCGACGGCTTCTGTGTGGACATGTGCGGGCGGCGCCATCTCTCGGCTACCCTGGTGCTGCGCTGGTTCCAGTCGCATCTGCAGCGCTCTCTGGCCACTGTGCGCTACAGCCTGGAAGGGCGCTGTCGGGTAAGCCTGACCCCgggcggcctggagcagcctccCACCCTGCACATCCTGCCCTGCCGCACCGATTACGGCTGCTGCCGTCTTTCCATGGCGGTGCGTCTCATTCCCGCAGTCCATTTGGGCGACGGCGTCTTTCTCGTGTCTCCACCACCGCCATCCTCGCCCTTTGGGCCTCTGTCAGATCTCCCGGCTGGCCTGCGGGCGGATGCACTATGGGGCGTGAACACAGCCCGCCAGGAGCAGAAGCTGTTGGGTTGGCTGCAGGAACGGGCACCTCCAGGTGCCTGCTACCTCAAGTGCCTGCAGTTGCTTAAAGCCGTGCGAGACCTGGGCGCCCATGGGCTGGACCCCACTGCCGCCACCCAGTGGGGACGCATCCTGTCCTCATACGTGCTCAAGACGGCACTGCTGGCGGTGCTGCTGCGCGAGAGGGCCCCTGAGCAAGGCTGGGATGAGGCGCACCTGGTCAAGCGCTTGGAACAGTTAGTGCGGTTTCTTAGGGACTGCCTGCTGCGACGCCAGACACTCTTCCACTGCATCCTGGGCCCTGGCGGGGCAGCAGCCGAAGTGGGCCCACTCCCCAAGGTACTGCGTGAAGCCGCCCCAGTTGACCTCCTGGCTGCTTTCAATGGTCACACCCGGGAACTCGCGGCCTCACGGTTATTGTCCACCTGGCGAAGGCTGCCCCAGCTACTCCGGGCATATGGGGGTCCTCGCTACCTTGCCAGGTGCCCCACATCCCGGAATCAGCGCACCCAGGGGTTCCCTAAAGATGACCCGTAAATCCTGACGGTGTTCCTACCTGGCCTAATGCTCCTAAAACCTCTCCTACCAGCCAGGGGTGAAGATGGCAATGAAGCCAGTTCAACTCCAGGAAGATGAGCTGCAGAATGTGTTGGAAAATTCGGAGAATGACATTTCGTGGTTTAAATGTCACCCTTAGGTCCACAATCCAGTATAGTG
Proteins encoded in this region:
- the ITPRIPL2 gene encoding inositol 1,4,5-trisphosphate receptor-interacting protein-like 2, giving the protein MSVHYTLNLRVFWPLVTGLCTAFVCLYHVLRGSGGARADPPDGADGGFPLLKVSVLLLLGYILLRCRHAVRQRFLPGSPRLGGHSAFSPRHFQEPSLSILLESYYEHEVRLSPHVLGHSKAHVSRIVGELVRAGRTRGSPGPIPGGTLALAFRGDFIQVGSAYEQHKIRRPDAFDVLVPLRLPPLVALEPRSLGAQPDLAPAFNGCFVCALKAPPGISGGHWLRDCKPFADGFCVDMCGRRHLSATLVLRWFQSHLQRSLATVRYSLEGRCRVSLTPGGLEQPPTLHILPCRTDYGCCRLSMAVRLIPAVHLGDGVFLVSPPPPSSPFGPLSDLPAGLRADALWGVNTARQEQKLLGWLQERAPPGACYLKCLQLLKAVRDLGAHGLDPTAATQWGRILSSYVLKTALLAVLLRERAPEQGWDEAHLVKRLEQLVRFLRDCLLRRQTLFHCILGPGGAAAEVGPLPKVLREAAPVDLLAAFNGHTRELAASRLLSTWRRLPQLLRAYGGPRYLARCPTSRNQRTQGFPKDDP